One genomic segment of uncultured Desulfobacter sp. includes these proteins:
- a CDS encoding rhomboid family intramembrane serine protease, producing MIDDRTKFTIQTIIWINVIMYAVSLLFSRGLHFTLNPLTALAPSIDALIFLGASGTMALAYTQDWSSIFTANWLHGSLLHILFNMLALRTLAPLAAKEFGLYRMLSIYILSGAGGFFLSCLGGVPVTIGASAGLCGLIGALFYFGWSRGGSWGKMVFDQTKSWIFSLVLIGLILPNINNWGHGGGFAAGFILAFIFGYEERRRSGKIDMLVCSGMSLFTFLLLFRSVFQGMLAVLK from the coding sequence ATGATAGATGACCGGACAAAATTCACGATACAGACCATAATCTGGATCAACGTGATCATGTATGCCGTGTCCCTGCTGTTCTCCCGGGGACTTCATTTTACCCTGAATCCTTTAACTGCCCTGGCACCCTCCATTGATGCCTTGATTTTTCTTGGCGCCTCCGGGACCATGGCTTTGGCCTATACCCAAGACTGGAGCAGCATCTTCACCGCAAACTGGCTGCACGGCAGCCTGTTGCACATTCTTTTCAACATGCTGGCGCTTCGAACCCTTGCTCCGCTCGCGGCAAAGGAATTCGGGCTGTACCGGATGCTGTCCATATATATCCTTTCCGGTGCCGGTGGCTTTTTTCTCTCCTGCCTGGGTGGTGTCCCTGTGACTATTGGGGCCTCTGCCGGCCTTTGCGGACTGATCGGTGCCCTGTTTTATTTTGGCTGGTCCCGGGGTGGCAGCTGGGGAAAGATGGTCTTTGACCAGACCAAGTCCTGGATTTTCAGCCTGGTGCTCATTGGACTGATTTTGCCGAATATCAACAACTGGGGCCATGGCGGCGGGTTTGCCGCAGGCTTTATCCTGGCATTTATCTTTGGGTATGAGGAACGCCGCAGATCAGGAAAAATAGATATGCTGGTTTGCTCCGGCATGTCTTTATTTACCTTTCTTCTTCTGTTTCGTTCAGTTTTCCAAGGCATGCTAGCAGTTCTGAAATAA
- a CDS encoding NAD-dependent deacylase: MNIYQEAAKKIIDSHYCVAFTGAGISVESGIPPFRGRNGLWNKYDPITFEIDYFLHNTARSWEIIRDIFYDLFGHVLPNTAHYALAEMEQRGLLKAVITQNIDNLHKDAGNKEVYEFHGSLKQIICLDCGQKVNVAKVDMNHLPPSCLTCGGPMKPDVVFFGEAIPEYAASKAIYASQRADCMILIGTTGTVAPANTLPFRAKAGGTTIIEINPDPSEYTDQVTDIFIQDNATRAMEHLMEAIDEFV; the protein is encoded by the coding sequence ATGAATATTTATCAAGAAGCTGCCAAAAAAATTATTGATTCACACTATTGTGTTGCCTTTACCGGGGCCGGTATTTCCGTTGAAAGCGGTATCCCGCCGTTCAGGGGTAGAAACGGGCTGTGGAATAAATATGATCCTATAACCTTTGAAATTGATTATTTCCTCCATAACACGGCCAGATCCTGGGAGATCATCAGGGATATTTTCTATGACCTGTTTGGTCATGTTCTGCCTAATACCGCCCATTATGCCCTGGCAGAGATGGAGCAGCGGGGCCTGTTAAAAGCAGTCATCACCCAGAATATTGACAATCTGCACAAGGATGCCGGCAACAAAGAAGTTTACGAATTCCACGGATCATTAAAACAAATCATCTGCCTGGACTGCGGGCAAAAAGTGAATGTGGCCAAGGTGGACATGAATCATCTGCCCCCCTCCTGCCTGACTTGCGGTGGTCCGATGAAACCCGATGTAGTATTTTTCGGGGAAGCCATTCCGGAATATGCGGCGTCCAAGGCCATTTATGCGTCCCAGAGAGCGGACTGCATGATACTTATCGGCACCACAGGCACGGTGGCTCCGGCCAATACGCTTCCTTTCCGGGCGAAGGCCGGCGGGACCACCATTATAGAGATCAACCCGGACCCGTCGGAATATACCGACCAAGTAACGGATATATTCATCCAGGATAACGCCACAAGGGCCATGGAGCATCTCATGGAGGCCATTGATGAGTTTGTTTGA
- a CDS encoding histidine triad nucleotide-binding protein has translation MPEDCLFCKIANHELPSDMLYEDSDYVVFKDIHPQAPVHLLIVPKIHIRSVNDIEPEHTELVGGLFTLAAKIALKEGINKSGYKLLFNVEKGGGQEIFHLHLHLFGGWER, from the coding sequence ATGCCTGAAGACTGCCTGTTCTGTAAAATTGCAAATCATGAACTTCCCAGTGACATGCTGTATGAAGACAGCGACTATGTGGTGTTCAAGGATATCCACCCCCAGGCCCCTGTCCATCTGCTGATAGTGCCCAAAATTCATATCCGCAGCGTCAACGACATTGAGCCTGAGCATACCGAACTTGTGGGGGGACTGTTCACATTGGCTGCAAAAATTGCCCTGAAAGAGGGGATAAATAAATCCGGATATAAGCTGCTATTTAATGTGGAAAAAGGCGGGGGTCAGGAGATTTTTCACCTGCATCTTCATCTGTTTGGCGGTTGGGAAAGATAA
- the aroF gene encoding 3-deoxy-7-phosphoheptulonate synthase: MKLILESTITKAQRAAIDASLTADGCIVKRITDAGRQVIGITAARVKRNVDAYADLDGVEKAVPISTAHKLVSREFKTEDTLVKAGAVTVGGDRIAIIAGPCAVESRDQAMTIAEEVKKYGAGLFRGGAYKPRSSPYSFQGLEEEGLKILAQVREETGLGVVTEMTSPAQAELMEKYVDVVQIGARNMQNFELLKCAGKMSKPVVLKRGLAATIQEWLMSAEYIAAGGNTNIILCERGIRTFEPYTRNTLDLSAIPVLKQLTHLPIVIDPSHATGIREKVAPVARAAVAAGADALMVEVHNNPDKALSDGPQSLYPEQFGNLTRDIYVIAPVVGKQLDFDYLKKKEFIPDTHTQNAAACAIIGEPGTYSHKACLSYFGDDVTPVAMMSFKEIFAAVENNIALYGVVPVENSLSGSVHENYDLLQIHNLKIIGEMTIRIKHALIIHPGADVSTVKTILAPAHVIAQCQNYLVQMTATEILPVRPGVSAVKQAKELDPSVAAIGPAMAAEIFDMAVAHESIEDNPMNYTRFAVIAREFTGHKKANKTSIIFSTGNRPGALLEVMQVFSDHHINLVKLESRPVAGKPWEYLFYADLEADLDDTVSNPVMDALSEKVETLRVLGRY, from the coding sequence ATGAAACTGATACTTGAATCAACAATAACAAAAGCACAGCGAGCGGCCATTGACGCATCCCTGACCGCCGACGGATGTATTGTTAAGCGGATCACAGATGCCGGCAGACAGGTCATCGGCATTACAGCAGCCCGGGTGAAGCGTAATGTAGATGCTTATGCTGATCTTGACGGTGTGGAAAAAGCCGTCCCCATTTCCACGGCCCACAAACTTGTCAGCCGGGAATTTAAAACCGAAGACACCCTGGTCAAAGCTGGTGCGGTGACCGTGGGGGGTGACCGCATTGCCATCATTGCAGGACCCTGCGCTGTTGAAAGCCGGGATCAGGCCATGACCATTGCAGAGGAAGTCAAAAAATACGGGGCGGGCTTGTTCCGGGGCGGTGCGTATAAACCCCGGTCATCACCTTACTCTTTTCAGGGACTCGAAGAAGAAGGCTTAAAAATTCTGGCCCAGGTCCGGGAAGAGACCGGCCTTGGTGTGGTGACGGAAATGACCTCTCCGGCCCAGGCAGAGCTCATGGAAAAATATGTGGATGTGGTCCAGATCGGGGCCCGGAACATGCAGAACTTTGAGCTGCTCAAATGTGCCGGTAAAATGAGCAAGCCTGTGGTGCTCAAACGCGGCCTTGCCGCCACCATCCAGGAGTGGCTCATGTCCGCCGAATATATTGCCGCCGGGGGCAACACCAATATCATCCTGTGCGAACGGGGTATCAGAACATTTGAGCCTTATACCAGGAATACCCTGGACCTGTCTGCCATCCCGGTGTTAAAACAGCTCACCCACCTGCCCATTGTCATTGATCCCAGCCATGCCACCGGCATCCGTGAAAAGGTCGCGCCCGTGGCCCGGGCCGCGGTGGCAGCAGGTGCCGATGCCCTGATGGTGGAAGTTCACAACAATCCAGACAAGGCTCTTTCCGACGGTCCCCAAAGCCTTTATCCCGAACAGTTCGGCAATCTAACCAGGGATATTTATGTAATTGCACCGGTGGTGGGCAAACAACTGGATTTTGATTATTTGAAAAAAAAGGAATTTATCCCTGACACTCATACCCAAAATGCGGCGGCCTGCGCCATTATCGGTGAGCCTGGGACCTACTCACACAAGGCATGTCTCTCCTATTTCGGAGATGATGTCACTCCGGTAGCCATGATGTCATTCAAAGAAATTTTCGCTGCCGTTGAAAACAACATTGCATTATATGGGGTTGTGCCTGTGGAAAATTCACTGTCCGGATCCGTCCACGAAAACTATGATCTGCTCCAGATCCACAATCTGAAAATCATCGGTGAAATGACCATACGCATCAAACATGCGCTGATCATCCATCCGGGCGCAGACGTCTCGACTGTTAAAACGATCCTTGCCCCGGCCCATGTCATTGCCCAATGCCAGAACTACCTGGTTCAGATGACAGCGACTGAAATTCTGCCTGTGCGTCCAGGCGTTTCTGCGGTAAAACAGGCCAAAGAACTTGATCCGTCAGTGGCCGCCATTGGTCCTGCCATGGCCGCTGAAATCTTTGACATGGCCGTGGCCCACGAATCCATTGAAGACAACCCCATGAATTATACACGGTTTGCCGTGATTGCCAGGGAATTTACGGGACATAAAAAAGCAAATAAAACCTCTATCATCTTTTCAACCGGTAACCGTCCGGGCGCCTTGCTTGAAGTGATGCAGGTTTTTTCCGACCATCATATCAACCTGGTCAAGCTCGAATCCCGACCCGTGGCGGGAAAGCCCTGGGAATATCTGTTTTATGCAGACCTGGAAGCAGACCTTGATGACACGGTTTCCAATCCGGTCATGGACGCCCTTTCAGAAAAAGTGGAAACCCTTAGGGTGCTGGGGCGATACTGA
- a CDS encoding phage holin family protein, protein MLINLLILSVAVFLVAKFLPGIQVKHFGTAIMVAIVYSLINFFFGWLLILLSLPFIIITFGLFKLVINAVLLWLTDKMLDDFQIKDFFTTFIAALCITVVDSFIKWGMASM, encoded by the coding sequence ATGTTGATCAATCTTCTGATTTTAAGCGTTGCGGTATTTCTGGTTGCCAAGTTTTTACCCGGCATTCAGGTTAAACATTTTGGGACGGCCATTATGGTGGCCATTGTTTACAGCCTGATCAATTTTTTCTTTGGCTGGTTACTGATTCTTTTATCCCTTCCTTTCATAATCATCACATTCGGGCTGTTCAAACTGGTAATCAATGCCGTGTTACTCTGGCTCACCGATAAAATGCTCGATGACTTTCAAATTAAAGATTTTTTCACAACATTTATAGCTGCCCTGTGCATCACCGTTGTTGATTCTTTTATAAAATGGGGCATGGCATCCATGTGA
- a CDS encoding (Fe-S)-binding protein produces MAETVIKLGRKKKASTFIDKVKEILPEGGNLNACLTCGVCASGCPATGLADMDPRKFLRMAALGMDEEIIASDWPWMCTMCMRCIHVCPMKIDIPQLVYNARTLRPREERPKGILGSCDAALKHETGSAMGTSEEDFEFVVEDVLEEYQEAQPEFEGMEAPIDKEGVEFFLNQNSREPVTEPDEMVPLWKILHLAGVSWTYGSKGWGGENYCMFLADDESWKHLTETSINQAKHLGCKTYLNTEUGHVTFSVRAGAKKFNLDTENLEIKNIYEYYAKWIREGRLKPSSDWNKDLKIKFTIQDPCQIVRKSYGDPIAEDLRFVVKSIVGEENFIDMQPNRSNNYCCGGGGGFLQSGFKEERLTYGKVKDQQIQATGADYCIAACHNCHAQIHELSEHYEAHYGVVHLWTLLCLSLGILGPNEREYLLDDLKEVNVFHPETAM; encoded by the coding sequence ATGGCAGAAACTGTCATCAAACTGGGCCGGAAGAAAAAGGCCTCAACTTTTATCGACAAGGTTAAAGAGATTCTGCCCGAGGGCGGAAATCTTAATGCCTGCCTGACATGTGGCGTTTGCGCATCAGGCTGCCCGGCTACCGGGCTGGCAGACATGGACCCCAGAAAATTTTTGCGCATGGCTGCCCTGGGCATGGATGAAGAAATTATTGCATCGGACTGGCCCTGGATGTGCACCATGTGTATGCGCTGCATTCATGTCTGCCCCATGAAAATTGATATTCCCCAGCTTGTTTACAACGCCAGAACATTACGCCCCAGAGAAGAGCGCCCAAAAGGCATCTTGGGTTCCTGTGACGCGGCCTTGAAGCACGAGACCGGTTCAGCCATGGGTACCTCAGAGGAAGATTTTGAATTTGTGGTTGAGGATGTCCTGGAAGAGTATCAGGAAGCCCAACCCGAATTTGAAGGGATGGAAGCCCCCATTGATAAAGAAGGGGTTGAATTCTTTCTTAACCAGAACTCCAGGGAGCCGGTCACTGAACCTGACGAGATGGTCCCCTTATGGAAAATTCTTCACCTCGCCGGAGTCAGTTGGACCTATGGTTCCAAAGGCTGGGGTGGTGAAAACTATTGTATGTTTCTGGCAGATGACGAATCCTGGAAACATCTGACAGAGACCAGCATTAATCAGGCCAAGCATTTGGGGTGTAAGACGTACCTCAACACCGAGTGAGGGCACGTTACTTTCTCGGTCCGGGCCGGAGCGAAAAAATTCAACCTTGATACTGAAAACTTAGAAATTAAAAACATTTACGAATACTATGCAAAATGGATCCGTGAAGGTCGGCTTAAACCCAGTTCCGACTGGAACAAAGATCTGAAGATTAAATTCACGATACAGGATCCCTGCCAGATTGTCAGAAAGAGTTATGGAGATCCCATTGCCGAAGATCTGCGTTTTGTTGTGAAATCCATTGTTGGTGAAGAAAATTTCATTGATATGCAGCCCAACCGTTCCAACAATTACTGTTGCGGTGGCGGTGGCGGATTTCTTCAGTCTGGCTTCAAAGAAGAACGTTTGACTTACGGGAAGGTGAAAGACCAGCAGATCCAGGCCACCGGTGCGGATTACTGTATTGCCGCCTGCCATAACTGCCATGCGCAGATTCATGAGCTCAGCGAACATTACGAAGCGCATTATGGCGTCGTCCATTTATGGACCCTGCTTTGTCTTTCTTTGGGCATTCTCGGACCCAATGAAAGGGAATACTTGTTAGACGACCTTAAAGAGGTAAACGTCTTCCACCCTGAAACCGCCATGTAG
- a CDS encoding SDR family NAD(P)-dependent oxidoreductase, producing the protein METLCREQIAPEDEKRILADIDRCILVLETLADRSALLAKISEADRIALIKAAGKISRPDRAEIKKRNKDKKRQMRLAAVAKERQMRAETGIRKAREASVFTAPPRLEGPAVESPKAAEHLNSPRNCYVCKAEFTLLHHFYDSMCPECAQFNYQKRFQTASLEGQIAVITGSRLKIGYQATLMMLKAGARVIATTRFPKDSALRFSKEPDFDLWGHRLHIYGLDLRHIPSVELFCDHVKQTYPRLDILINNAAQTVRRPPGFYAHLMETEQTNISSLSPKAEMLLGRYRDCVAQVATGRPLDAVGEDVLPVSWNGTAPGIGLRQSAQLSQIPYAYDHSIDTPQVFPEKMLDADLQQVDLRKINSWRLKLGEIETAEMLEIQLVNNVAPFVLCNRLAQMMKTDFTGQKHIVNVSAMEGKFLRFKKGSRHPHTNMAKAALNMLTHTAAEDLAKYGIYMNAVDTGWVTDEDPARLALLKQARHDFQPPLDIVDGAARICDPFFHGILTGKHWCGKFLKDYFPIDW; encoded by the coding sequence GTGGAAACCCTTTGTCGGGAGCAAATCGCCCCGGAAGATGAAAAACGGATACTTGCAGACATTGATCGCTGCATCCTGGTGCTGGAAACCCTGGCTGACCGGTCTGCGCTTTTGGCAAAAATTTCCGAAGCGGACCGTATTGCCTTGATTAAGGCCGCCGGCAAAATATCCCGGCCGGACAGAGCTGAAATAAAAAAGCGGAACAAGGATAAGAAACGGCAGATGCGCCTTGCGGCTGTGGCCAAAGAGCGGCAGATGAGAGCCGAAACAGGGATCAGAAAGGCCAGGGAAGCGTCCGTGTTCACGGCTCCGCCCCGGCTTGAAGGTCCGGCCGTTGAAAGTCCTAAAGCCGCAGAGCACCTGAATTCTCCCCGTAACTGCTATGTGTGCAAGGCTGAATTTACGTTGCTTCACCATTTTTACGACAGCATGTGTCCTGAATGTGCGCAATTCAACTACCAAAAGCGGTTTCAGACCGCATCCCTTGAAGGACAGATTGCTGTCATCACAGGCTCCAGGCTTAAAATCGGATACCAGGCTACGTTGATGATGCTTAAAGCTGGGGCCAGGGTGATAGCCACCACACGCTTTCCCAAGGATTCCGCTTTAAGATTTTCCAAGGAACCCGATTTTGACCTATGGGGGCACAGGCTTCATATATACGGGCTGGATCTGCGTCATATTCCCAGCGTGGAGCTGTTCTGTGATCATGTTAAACAAACATACCCGCGCCTTGATATTTTGATCAATAATGCGGCCCAGACCGTTCGACGTCCCCCCGGATTCTATGCCCACCTGATGGAGACCGAACAAACGAATATTTCATCCCTATCCCCAAAGGCTGAAATGCTTTTAGGCCGTTACCGGGACTGCGTGGCCCAAGTGGCAACAGGCCGCCCCCTTGATGCGGTTGGAGAAGACGTGCTGCCGGTCTCCTGGAATGGCACTGCCCCCGGCATCGGGTTGCGACAGTCTGCCCAGCTCTCCCAGATTCCCTATGCCTATGACCACAGTATTGATACGCCCCAGGTGTTCCCGGAAAAGATGCTGGATGCCGATCTCCAGCAAGTGGATCTTCGGAAAATCAACTCCTGGCGGCTGAAACTGGGAGAAATTGAAACGGCGGAGATGCTGGAAATTCAGCTGGTCAACAATGTGGCCCCCTTTGTTCTGTGCAACCGCCTGGCCCAGATGATGAAAACAGATTTTACCGGTCAAAAACACATTGTCAATGTCTCGGCCATGGAAGGTAAATTCCTGCGCTTTAAAAAGGGCAGCCGCCATCCTCATACCAATATGGCCAAGGCCGCGTTAAACATGCTCACGCACACGGCGGCCGAGGATCTTGCCAAATACGGAATTTACATGAATGCTGTGGATACCGGCTGGGTTACGGATGAAGATCCGGCGCGCCTTGCCCTATTAAAACAGGCGCGCCACGATTTCCAGCCTCCTTTGGATATTGTGGACGGGGCAGCCAGGATCTGCGATCCTTTTTTCCACGGCATTTTAACTGGCAAACATTGGTGTGGAAAATTTTTAAAGGATTATTTTCCCATAGACTGGTAG
- a CDS encoding Hsp70 family protein, translating into MDFQDKRYVVGIDLGTTNSAVSYADLTHIDTKSAGAGIGNEIKVFKVPQLTGPGEFSLVSVLPSFLYIPGDYDVSKAALKHPWKKENDLFAGVFAREHGAQVPSRLVSSAKSWLCHSRADREAPILPWGSQNVDKISPVKATSEYLRHIRKAWNHFIKDEDLFLENQFTVITVPASFDEAAREYTLKAAREAGFSKNVTLLEEPLAAFYAWVTRHEHDWQSHVKVDDLILVCDVGGGTTDFTLISLKEAEGSPRFERVAVGDHLILGGDNIDLTLARYVASKFAQKANLTPDQWKTLSYKCRAAKEKLLLDSDKNGDENRVRIVLRGEGRSLIANTLSADLEKEELEDILCKGFFPEVEPSLVNSGKSGKAIAEFGLPYEQEPAITRHIGWFLERHRESVKATLGKEPIPDHILFNGGSLKPSVFQNQIRSAIGKWFSCEDQALPTVLDNRDPDLSVALGASYYGLVKQGIGVRVGSGSPRSYYIGIASDNSQNKTCDATCEKTMCVVERGLDEGSLIELPEMEFEVVTNQPVVFSMFSSSFRSGDKSGDILQIDDSLTPLPPLKTIIKFGKKGESKRIPVKIEAEYTEMGTLAMWCRSSVSSHRWKLQFQLREPQIGEASESEVYDDATVNNVRNLLTDAFSEPAGNAQLSSVVKNIEKLVETKRNKWPLSFLRAVADHLIENVEWRKNSPEHEIRWLNLTGFCIRPGFGDAFDEARIPKLWKVYLQKSSFPKAKQNAVEWWIFCRRIAGGLTAGQQRQFFQDVSSYLLANNGTGKKVPKQEMTEMWMAAANMERLLIKDKIALSKKLIPQLKPGKTPHQMFWALSRIGARELLYGSVDRVVPAKEVEKWTKRLMKINWTPKDKVVTALAQILRKTGDRTRDVSQGIIQIMVPWLEQMQTPQKSLEIIQTVVPIESADEASIFGESLPQGLILKDTSKRQ; encoded by the coding sequence GTGGATTTTCAAGATAAACGATACGTGGTCGGAATTGATCTCGGGACTACCAATTCAGCGGTATCATACGCTGATCTGACTCACATAGACACAAAGAGCGCTGGTGCCGGCATCGGCAATGAAATAAAAGTCTTCAAGGTGCCTCAATTAACCGGGCCTGGTGAATTTTCACTTGTTTCGGTGCTGCCCTCTTTTTTATATATTCCCGGAGATTACGATGTTTCCAAAGCAGCACTAAAGCATCCATGGAAAAAGGAAAATGATCTGTTTGCAGGCGTCTTTGCAAGGGAGCATGGCGCACAAGTTCCATCCCGGCTGGTTTCATCTGCAAAAAGCTGGCTGTGCCATTCCCGGGCCGACCGTGAAGCCCCGATTCTGCCATGGGGATCTCAGAATGTGGATAAAATCTCCCCGGTCAAAGCGACCAGTGAATATTTGAGACATATTCGAAAGGCTTGGAATCACTTCATTAAAGATGAGGATCTGTTTCTTGAAAATCAATTTACAGTCATAACCGTTCCTGCGTCATTTGATGAAGCAGCTCGTGAATATACGCTGAAGGCCGCAAGAGAGGCCGGATTCAGTAAAAATGTCACGCTGCTGGAAGAGCCGCTTGCCGCGTTTTATGCATGGGTGACACGCCATGAGCATGACTGGCAGTCCCATGTCAAAGTCGATGACCTGATTCTTGTTTGCGATGTGGGCGGGGGAACAACGGACTTCACCTTGATCTCATTAAAAGAGGCGGAAGGAAGCCCGCGTTTTGAGCGGGTGGCTGTCGGGGATCACCTCATTTTAGGCGGAGACAATATTGATCTTACCCTGGCGCGTTATGTCGCATCAAAATTCGCCCAAAAAGCAAACCTTACCCCGGATCAATGGAAAACACTGAGCTATAAATGCCGGGCCGCAAAAGAAAAGCTTCTTTTGGACAGCGATAAGAACGGTGATGAAAATCGGGTTAGAATTGTACTAAGAGGAGAAGGACGATCCCTTATAGCAAATACATTGTCAGCTGATCTGGAAAAAGAGGAGTTGGAAGATATCTTGTGCAAAGGCTTTTTTCCAGAAGTTGAACCCAGCCTTGTTAATTCAGGAAAATCCGGAAAAGCAATAGCCGAATTTGGTCTCCCATATGAACAGGAACCTGCCATAACCCGCCATATTGGATGGTTTTTAGAGCGCCATCGCGAAAGTGTTAAAGCGACTCTGGGTAAAGAACCCATACCTGATCATATTTTATTTAATGGCGGCTCGCTGAAACCGTCTGTGTTTCAAAACCAAATCAGGTCAGCGATTGGAAAATGGTTTTCCTGCGAGGATCAGGCGCTGCCAACAGTGCTGGACAATCGTGATCCGGATCTTTCTGTTGCCTTGGGAGCCTCTTACTATGGTCTTGTCAAACAAGGCATTGGTGTACGTGTCGGCAGCGGCAGTCCCAGAAGTTATTACATCGGCATTGCTTCGGATAATTCTCAAAATAAAACCTGTGACGCAACTTGTGAAAAAACAATGTGCGTTGTGGAACGTGGATTGGATGAAGGATCATTGATCGAGCTGCCGGAAATGGAATTTGAAGTCGTAACCAACCAGCCGGTTGTTTTTTCAATGTTCAGTTCCAGTTTCAGATCCGGTGATAAAAGTGGCGACATTTTGCAGATTGATGACTCCCTGACACCGTTGCCCCCCCTTAAAACCATTATTAAATTTGGAAAAAAAGGGGAATCAAAACGGATTCCGGTTAAAATCGAGGCGGAATATACCGAGATGGGCACCCTTGCAATGTGGTGCCGCTCAAGCGTGTCGTCCCATCGCTGGAAACTTCAGTTCCAATTGCGGGAACCCCAAATCGGTGAAGCCAGCGAGAGTGAAGTTTATGATGATGCTACCGTAAATAATGTCCGTAATCTCTTGACGGACGCCTTTTCCGAACCTGCCGGCAATGCCCAATTGTCTTCCGTTGTAAAAAATATAGAAAAACTGGTGGAGACGAAGAGAAATAAATGGCCTCTATCCTTCCTTAGAGCCGTGGCAGATCATCTGATTGAAAATGTCGAATGGCGGAAAAATAGCCCGGAGCACGAAATTCGATGGTTAAATTTGACCGGATTTTGTATTCGACCTGGATTTGGCGATGCATTTGATGAAGCGCGTATTCCAAAATTGTGGAAAGTTTATTTACAAAAAAGCTCATTCCCTAAAGCCAAGCAAAATGCCGTTGAATGGTGGATATTTTGCCGTCGAATTGCAGGGGGATTGACTGCCGGCCAACAACGACAATTTTTTCAAGATGTTTCCAGCTATCTATTGGCGAATAACGGTACCGGAAAAAAGGTGCCTAAACAAGAAATGACCGAAATGTGGATGGCTGCTGCAAATATGGAGCGCTTGTTGATAAAAGACAAAATCGCTTTGTCAAAAAAATTGATCCCCCAGCTGAAACCGGGCAAAACGCCGCATCAAATGTTTTGGGCGTTGTCTAGAATTGGCGCCAGAGAGCTTCTTTATGGCTCTGTGGATAGAGTTGTTCCGGCAAAAGAGGTGGAAAAGTGGACAAAAAGATTGATGAAGATCAATTGGACGCCCAAGGACAAGGTCGTTACCGCATTGGCACAGATTCTCAGGAAAACCGGAGATCGAACGCGTGATGTTTCCCAGGGTATTATTCAAATCATGGTTCCGTGGCTTGAGCAGATGCAGACACCTCAAAAGTCATTGGAGATAATTCAGACCGTGGTTCCTATTGAGTCCGCCGATGAAGCGTCCATTTTTGGGGAAAGCCTGCCCCAGGGCCTTATACTCAAAGACACCTCCAAGAGACAGTAA